One window from the genome of Perca flavescens isolate YP-PL-M2 chromosome 17, PFLA_1.0, whole genome shotgun sequence encodes:
- the zgc:65997 gene encoding uncharacterized protein zgc:65997 isoform X2: MASPVALIQGASRGLGLEFCKYILKNKTRAAVIATCRNPDGAAELRGLAGQHPGKVTVLRLDVSREEDIRGAADRVKESFGRLDLIVNSSAMLHPSGKGETSLRDVSAQGIISTLTTNTVGPLVMAKYFAPLLQKGGGSFGQQPAEKAKQHSGIIVNITAKVGSIGDNGLGGWYSYRMSKAALNMATRNLSIELGRSRPKVVCVSLHPGTVNTDLSRPYHRNVPKDKLFSAEHSVNYLMSIIDTLNIEKTGRAYNWDGTELPW, translated from the exons ATGGCTTCCCCTGTGGCGCTTATTCAAGGGGCCAGCAGAGGACTAGGGCTTGAATTCTGCAAATatatcttaaaaaacaaaactcgCGCGGCCGTTATAGCGACATGCCGAAACCCGGATGGAGCGGCCGAGCTGCGGGGCCTGGCCGGCCAACACCCGGGCAAAGTGACGGTCCTAAGGCTGGACGTGAGCCGGGAGGAGGACATTCGCGGAGCTGCGGATCGGGTTAAGGAGAGCTTCGGCCGGCTGGATCTGATCGTCAACTCCTCGGCAATGCTTCACCCCTCAGGAAAAGGAGAGACCAGCCTGAGAGATGTCTCTGCTCAA GGCATCATTTCCACCTTGACAACCAACACAGTGGGTCCCCTGGTCATGGCTAAGTATTTTGCCCCCCTCCTTCAGAAGGGTGGCGGTAGTTTCGGTCAGCAGCCTGCAGAGAAAGCCAAGCAGCACAGCGGCATCATCGTCAACATCACCGCCAAAGTGGGATCCATTGGCGACAACG GTCTTGGTGGTTGGTACAGCTACAGAATGTCTAAAGCAGCTCTCAACATGGCTACTAGGAATCTTTCTATAGAGTTGGGACGCAGTCGGCCCAAG gTGGTCTGTGTGTCCTTACATCCGGGAACAGTCAACACAGACCTCTCCCGGCCATATCACAGGAACGTGCCAAAAGACAAGTTGTTCAGTGCAGAACACTCTGTGAACTATCTAATGAGCATTATTGACACACTGAATATCGAAAAGACTGGCAGGGCGTACAACTGGGATGGGACTGAACTTCCTTGGTAG
- the zgc:65997 gene encoding uncharacterized protein zgc:65997 isoform X1 encodes MFSVYKLLTGLLKVCNLLLSFPKTGLYDDSGGIEGSKWATSAGLLCHLPVMASPVALIQGASRGLGLEFCKYILKNKTRAAVIATCRNPDGAAELRGLAGQHPGKVTVLRLDVSREEDIRGAADRVKESFGRLDLIVNSSAMLHPSGKGETSLRDVSAQGIISTLTTNTVGPLVMAKYFAPLLQKGGGSFGQQPAEKAKQHSGIIVNITAKVGSIGDNGLGGWYSYRMSKAALNMATRNLSIELGRSRPKVVCVSLHPGTVNTDLSRPYHRNVPKDKLFSAEHSVNYLMSIIDTLNIEKTGRAYNWDGTELPW; translated from the exons ATGTTTAGTGTATACAAGTTGCTTACAGGGCTTCTGAAAGTCTGCAATTTATTACTATCTTTTCCGAAAACAGGACTTTACGATGATTCGGGTGGAATTGAAGGCAGCAAATGGGCTACATCCGCCGGCCTCTTATGTCACTTACCTGTTATGGCTTCCCCTGTGGCGCTTATTCAAGGGGCCAGCAGAGGACTAGGGCTTGAATTCTGCAAATatatcttaaaaaacaaaactcgCGCGGCCGTTATAGCGACATGCCGAAACCCGGATGGAGCGGCCGAGCTGCGGGGCCTGGCCGGCCAACACCCGGGCAAAGTGACGGTCCTAAGGCTGGACGTGAGCCGGGAGGAGGACATTCGCGGAGCTGCGGATCGGGTTAAGGAGAGCTTCGGCCGGCTGGATCTGATCGTCAACTCCTCGGCAATGCTTCACCCCTCAGGAAAAGGAGAGACCAGCCTGAGAGATGTCTCTGCTCAA GGCATCATTTCCACCTTGACAACCAACACAGTGGGTCCCCTGGTCATGGCTAAGTATTTTGCCCCCCTCCTTCAGAAGGGTGGCGGTAGTTTCGGTCAGCAGCCTGCAGAGAAAGCCAAGCAGCACAGCGGCATCATCGTCAACATCACCGCCAAAGTGGGATCCATTGGCGACAACG GTCTTGGTGGTTGGTACAGCTACAGAATGTCTAAAGCAGCTCTCAACATGGCTACTAGGAATCTTTCTATAGAGTTGGGACGCAGTCGGCCCAAG gTGGTCTGTGTGTCCTTACATCCGGGAACAGTCAACACAGACCTCTCCCGGCCATATCACAGGAACGTGCCAAAAGACAAGTTGTTCAGTGCAGAACACTCTGTGAACTATCTAATGAGCATTATTGACACACTGAATATCGAAAAGACTGGCAGGGCGTACAACTGGGATGGGACTGAACTTCCTTGGTAG
- the nphp1 gene encoding nephrocystin-1 isoform X1 has translation MPPKRKGRLQLVQKEVDEITKQVDSLVKDVQSQDGSTEEAFRRCQELQISAEKTLRTLNKLTKADELAPVGNYDQRKQEEERRLLKILERVNTLSLELSPPGSSTAAGNVSKEDSEEKDNDDEDEVDEDSSDDEADGADEDEKQAVKPPSQSDPHIYTVLSDFKGEQEGDLSVQRGDVLRIIRKTIDGWWLAQDAKGNRGVVPKTYLKIGSGVDDDDEDEDDDDDNEEESEEEEEQIGKELTDDEEKQSSSLHSNWSTVRKSLTEIDATDVLSAMGAIPSGFRPSSLNKLLMEEGITYRGSHYIQPELSQSQLSFSDLFLDPDTGRVRARQVRTCVCFSLWSCRMIPTPGVGVQVLSRHIRLCAFDGTQVLSNIHTVRATYNSKTPKTWSFSPRMAGILPALLDGDCYLRCNSASPDLGILFELGVTFIRNSTGERGDLSCGWSFLKLTDDTGNPLPKRTYELPVNDGTPYEKDVVVEASVTRGSPAGVFQQILQARRQPRIIIKLKSSNSRTRTQLSLLPDTLLHCQSCIHLLALHRQLLADTLLMDRPTMQNADLICSPVLSTFPMLLDQPDLMDALRSAWLDAETNMSRAQRRDLSYLKQEFVKVYMSSVYFLLHSPSLPCHRWADPPLEEQRARVIYATLDALKRTQHTTGQSGGPEVFVDPMHQHLAFDITELTFDLLRVSR, from the exons ATGCCACCAAAACGAAAAGGACGTTTGCAGCTTGTCCAGAAAGAAGTGGACGAAATCACAAAACAG GTTGACAGTCTGGTGAAGGATGTGCAGAGTCAGGACGGATCTACTGAAGAGGCATTTCGGAG ATGTCAAGAACTGCAGATTTCGGCAgagaagacactaaggacactGAATAAACTGACCAAG GCAGATGAGCTGGCTCCAGTGGGGAACTATGATCAGAGGAAGCAGGAAGAGGAGAGACGACTGCTGAAGATCTTGGAGCGTGTAAACACACTCTCTCTGGAGCTTTCACCACCAGGATCCAGTACTGCTGCGGG AAATGTTTCAAAGGAAGATAGCGAGGAAAAGGACAATGACGACGAAGATGAAGTTGACGAAGACAGTAGCGATGATGAAGCTGATGGTGCTGATGAAGATGAGAAACAAGCTGTGAAACCGCCCTCTCAGTCAGACCCTCACATCTACACAGTCCTCAGTGATTTCAAAGGAGAACAGGAGGGAGATCTGTCTGTTCAG AGGGGGGATGTATTGAGGATTATCAGGAAGACAATAGATGGATGGTGGCTGGCTCAAGATGCTAAAGGCAACAGGGGAGTGGTTCCAAAAACCTACCTGAAG ATTGGTTCtggtgttgatgatgatgatgaagatgaggaCGATGATGATGACAATGAGGAGGaatcagaggaggaggaagagcagaTTGGCAAAGAACTGACTGATGATGAAGAGAAACAGAG CAGTTCTCTACATTCCAACTGGAGTACTGTCAGAAAGTCTTTGACTGAG attgATGCAACAGATGTGCTCTCTGCCATGGGAGCTATACCTTCAGGATTCAGACCATCATCTCTCAACAAACTGCTGATGGAGGAAG GTATAACATACAGAGGAAGTCACTATATTCAGCCTGagctcagccaatcacagctctCCTTTAGTGACCTCTTCCTGGATCCAGATACAGGCAGG GTTCGGGCTCGGCAGGTCAGGACTtgtgtttgtttcagtttgTGGAGCTGCAGGATGATTCCTACTCCTGGGGTTGGAGTTCAGGTCCTCAGCAGACACATCCGCCTGTGTGCCTTTGATGGAACTCAG GTGTTGAGTAACATCCACACAGTGAGGGCAACGTACAACTCCAAGACTCCAAAGACCTGGAGCTTCTCCCCAAGG ATGGCGGGTATCCTGCCCGCCCTCCTAGATGGAGACTGTTATCTGCGCTGCAACTCTGCATCTCCTGACCTCGGTATCCTCTTTGAACTGGGAGTCACCTTTATACGCAat TCTACAGGTGAGAGAGGGGACCTTAGCTGTGGCTGGTCTTTCCTCAAACTGACCGATGACACTGGAAATCCACTCCCcaagag GACCTATGAGCTGCCAGTCAATGATGGCACTCCTTATGAGAAGGATGTCGTGGTGGAGGCATCAGTCACCAGAGGAT CTCCAGCTGGTGTTTTCCAGCAGATACTTCAGGCCAGGCGGCAGCCCAGAATCATTATAAAGTTGAAATCATCCAACAGCCGGACAAGAACGCAGCTCAG TCTCCTTCCAGACACTTTGCTGCACTGTCAGAGCTGCATCCACCTGCTCGCTCTACACAGGCAGCTGCTAGCTGACACACTACTGATGGACAGGCCTACCATGCAGAACGCAG ATCTGATATGCAGTCCTGTACTTTCTACCTTTCCTATGCTGTTGGACCAACCAGACCTGATGGATGCTCTCAGG AGTGCCTGGCTGGATGCTGAGACCAACATGAGCAGAGCACAgagg AGAGACTTGTCCTATTTAAAACAGGAGTTTGTCAAAGTCTACATGTCGTCTGTCTATTTCCTCCTTCACTCGCCCTCGCTGCCCTGTCATCGCTGGGCGGACCCACCCTTAGAGGAGCAGCGTGCCAGAGTCATCTACGCCACCCTGGATGCTCTCAAACGCACCCAGCACACCACCGGCCAATCAGGAGGCCCAGAGGTCTTTGTCGACCCCATGCATCAGCATCTTGCCTTTGATATCACAgagttgacctttgacctcctcCGTGTGTCACGGTAA
- the nphp1 gene encoding nephrocystin-1 isoform X2, with product MPPKRKGRLQLVQKEVDEITKQVDSLVKDVQSQDGSTEEAFRRCQELQISAEKTLRTLNKLTKADELAPVGNYDQRKQEEERRLLKILERVNTLSLELSPPGSSTAAGNVSKEDSEEKDNDDEDEVDEDSSDDEADGADEDEKQAVKPPSQSDPHIYTVLSDFKGEQEGDLSVQRGDVLRIIRKTIDGWWLAQDAKGNRGVVPKTYLKIGSGVDDDDEDEDDDDDNEEESEEEEEQIGKELTDDEEKQSSLHSNWSTVRKSLTEIDATDVLSAMGAIPSGFRPSSLNKLLMEEGITYRGSHYIQPELSQSQLSFSDLFLDPDTGRVRARQVRTCVCFSLWSCRMIPTPGVGVQVLSRHIRLCAFDGTQVLSNIHTVRATYNSKTPKTWSFSPRMAGILPALLDGDCYLRCNSASPDLGILFELGVTFIRNSTGERGDLSCGWSFLKLTDDTGNPLPKRTYELPVNDGTPYEKDVVVEASVTRGSPAGVFQQILQARRQPRIIIKLKSSNSRTRTQLSLLPDTLLHCQSCIHLLALHRQLLADTLLMDRPTMQNADLICSPVLSTFPMLLDQPDLMDALRSAWLDAETNMSRAQRRDLSYLKQEFVKVYMSSVYFLLHSPSLPCHRWADPPLEEQRARVIYATLDALKRTQHTTGQSGGPEVFVDPMHQHLAFDITELTFDLLRVSR from the exons ATGCCACCAAAACGAAAAGGACGTTTGCAGCTTGTCCAGAAAGAAGTGGACGAAATCACAAAACAG GTTGACAGTCTGGTGAAGGATGTGCAGAGTCAGGACGGATCTACTGAAGAGGCATTTCGGAG ATGTCAAGAACTGCAGATTTCGGCAgagaagacactaaggacactGAATAAACTGACCAAG GCAGATGAGCTGGCTCCAGTGGGGAACTATGATCAGAGGAAGCAGGAAGAGGAGAGACGACTGCTGAAGATCTTGGAGCGTGTAAACACACTCTCTCTGGAGCTTTCACCACCAGGATCCAGTACTGCTGCGGG AAATGTTTCAAAGGAAGATAGCGAGGAAAAGGACAATGACGACGAAGATGAAGTTGACGAAGACAGTAGCGATGATGAAGCTGATGGTGCTGATGAAGATGAGAAACAAGCTGTGAAACCGCCCTCTCAGTCAGACCCTCACATCTACACAGTCCTCAGTGATTTCAAAGGAGAACAGGAGGGAGATCTGTCTGTTCAG AGGGGGGATGTATTGAGGATTATCAGGAAGACAATAGATGGATGGTGGCTGGCTCAAGATGCTAAAGGCAACAGGGGAGTGGTTCCAAAAACCTACCTGAAG ATTGGTTCtggtgttgatgatgatgatgaagatgaggaCGATGATGATGACAATGAGGAGGaatcagaggaggaggaagagcagaTTGGCAAAGAACTGACTGATGATGAAGAGAAACAGAG TTCTCTACATTCCAACTGGAGTACTGTCAGAAAGTCTTTGACTGAG attgATGCAACAGATGTGCTCTCTGCCATGGGAGCTATACCTTCAGGATTCAGACCATCATCTCTCAACAAACTGCTGATGGAGGAAG GTATAACATACAGAGGAAGTCACTATATTCAGCCTGagctcagccaatcacagctctCCTTTAGTGACCTCTTCCTGGATCCAGATACAGGCAGG GTTCGGGCTCGGCAGGTCAGGACTtgtgtttgtttcagtttgTGGAGCTGCAGGATGATTCCTACTCCTGGGGTTGGAGTTCAGGTCCTCAGCAGACACATCCGCCTGTGTGCCTTTGATGGAACTCAG GTGTTGAGTAACATCCACACAGTGAGGGCAACGTACAACTCCAAGACTCCAAAGACCTGGAGCTTCTCCCCAAGG ATGGCGGGTATCCTGCCCGCCCTCCTAGATGGAGACTGTTATCTGCGCTGCAACTCTGCATCTCCTGACCTCGGTATCCTCTTTGAACTGGGAGTCACCTTTATACGCAat TCTACAGGTGAGAGAGGGGACCTTAGCTGTGGCTGGTCTTTCCTCAAACTGACCGATGACACTGGAAATCCACTCCCcaagag GACCTATGAGCTGCCAGTCAATGATGGCACTCCTTATGAGAAGGATGTCGTGGTGGAGGCATCAGTCACCAGAGGAT CTCCAGCTGGTGTTTTCCAGCAGATACTTCAGGCCAGGCGGCAGCCCAGAATCATTATAAAGTTGAAATCATCCAACAGCCGGACAAGAACGCAGCTCAG TCTCCTTCCAGACACTTTGCTGCACTGTCAGAGCTGCATCCACCTGCTCGCTCTACACAGGCAGCTGCTAGCTGACACACTACTGATGGACAGGCCTACCATGCAGAACGCAG ATCTGATATGCAGTCCTGTACTTTCTACCTTTCCTATGCTGTTGGACCAACCAGACCTGATGGATGCTCTCAGG AGTGCCTGGCTGGATGCTGAGACCAACATGAGCAGAGCACAgagg AGAGACTTGTCCTATTTAAAACAGGAGTTTGTCAAAGTCTACATGTCGTCTGTCTATTTCCTCCTTCACTCGCCCTCGCTGCCCTGTCATCGCTGGGCGGACCCACCCTTAGAGGAGCAGCGTGCCAGAGTCATCTACGCCACCCTGGATGCTCTCAAACGCACCCAGCACACCACCGGCCAATCAGGAGGCCCAGAGGTCTTTGTCGACCCCATGCATCAGCATCTTGCCTTTGATATCACAgagttgacctttgacctcctcCGTGTGTCACGGTAA